Part of the Nostoc sp. ATCC 53789 genome, ACTCAAATCATTTGATTTAAATCTGATTGTGTTAGAAGCAACAGGAGGATTAGAAACAGAACTTATTATCCAATTGCAGGCAGCACTTTTACCAGTAGCATTAATTAATCCACGCCTTGGAAGAGATTTTGCGAAAGCCACAGGTCGGTTGGCAAAAACTGATGCTATTGATGCACAAATTTTGGCACACTTTGGGGAAGCAATGAAACCCCAGGTGTTAGCAATTGAATCTGAAACAGCGCGTCAACTGGGCGAATTAATTAGTCGCAGAAGACAGTTAGTCGAGATGCAGACTGCTGAGAAAAATCGTCGGGCGCGTGCCCGTGGTAAAGCATTAGCAGATATTGAGGCTCATATTGAATATCTTGAAGAGCGTCTCAAACAGCTCAATCAACAAATTCAGGAATTGACGCAAAATAATCAACAATGGATTGATAAAGTCAATTTACTCAAAACTACTCCTGGTATTGGTCAAGTTATTTCTACTACCCTCGTTTCTGACTTACCAGAACTCGGTCAATTAACTGCCAAACAAATCTCTCGTTTAGTTGGTGTTGCACCGATCAATCATGATAGTGGTCAACACAAAGGTAAGCGGATGATTAATGGTGGTCGTGCCCATGTTCGAGCGACTCTTTATATGGGTGCTGTGGTTGCTATGCGTCATAATCCCGTTATCAAAGCCTTTTATCAGCGCCTTGTCGAACGTGGTAAATCCAAAAAATTGGCCCTAACTGCTTGCGTTCATAAGATGTTAGTCATTTTAAATGCAATGGTTCGAGATAATTTGCCTTGGTGTCTAACTGACAACTTTAAACCAATTGTCAATGTTTAATCACAAGTCAACCTTTTTATACTTTGCTTGATGCCCAGAGCCAGCAATGTACGGCATCCGCATTGATGCTCCCCTATAACTGGGGTAAATTTTTCATGCTGTTTTTGCCTACACGAGAAATCCAGCAACCGAGGAAGATTCGGCGGCGAAGCGGAGTGTCTGGTGCGGGCTTTGACTATCTAGACTACAAGCCATAAGTCTTCTAGCCCGTACCAGACACCGCCGAATCTAGCGCAGCGTTCCTCTGTTGCGTCAATGCTCCAACCCACGTTTTTTTGTTAACGATCGCTTGACTTTTAAGACAGTCGCTACAAAACTAAAGTTCTCAAGGTATACGAGGTTTATCATTCATTTTCAGAATGCATATCTAACTTAAATAATTGTCTGCAATTTGTCGTCACTGTTGGGGAGGAATGCCAATGCATCGACCTGCAATGTTAATGCATCGACCTGCAATGCTAATGCATGGACTTGCAATGCTAATGCATCGACCTGCAATGTAAATGCATGGACTTGCAATGCTAATACATTGACTTGCAATGCTAATGCATTGACTTGCAAAGATTAGCTCACGACGCTATGTTACACAGCAACTCTCAAAGATTTGTATGTAGACGACGACACGGTAGTATTTTTAAGAGGGTTGGAGAGATTAAAAGCTTACGGGTAATATTTAGAAAAATAAATTACAAAAATAAAAAATTAAAACTTCAAAATTAATCGTCCCATCCAAGAATCTCAGTAACTTCTTCGCAAATAGAGGTGGGTTCAAAAGGTTTAGTAATCACCCCGGCAATTCCAATCTGAGCGAAACGGACGCGATCGCTTGCTTGGACTTTCGCAGTTAAAAAAATCACTGGTATTGCTTGAGTTGCGGAATTTGCCTGAAGTTTTTCATATACTGCAAAGCCGTCCATGTCAGGCATAGACACATCAAGCAGAATCGCATCAATGGGTTCTGTCTGGGCGATTTTTAATCCTTCTTCCCCTGATGCAGCTGTCAGTGTGTCCCATCCTCCCAAGTCTTCTAAACAAGCTTGTACTAATTCGCGGATTCGTTCTTCATCATCCACAATTAACAATTTTTTTGTCATTTGTCATTTGTCATTGGTCATTTGTCATTCTCCCCCTGCTTCCTACCTGCCCCCCTGCTTCCCCTGCCTCCCCTGCCCCCTTCCCCTCTGCTCCCCTGCTCCCCTGCTCCCTGCCCCTCTGCTCCCCTGCTCCCCTGCTCCCCTGCATAATTTCCTGGTAATGGCAGAGTGAAGAAAAACGTGCTGCCGACACTAAGAGTACTTTCAGCCCAGATTTGCCCATCGTGCTGATCAATAATACTACGACAGATTGCTAATCCCAAGCCTGTGCCGCCTTTGGTGCGAGAATCAGAAGCATCTACTTGCTGAAATCGTCCAAAGATTGTTTCTAACTTTTCTGCTGGGATGCCTCGTCCTTGATCGGTTATCTGGAACAGAACGTGATCTGTTTGCTGTTCGACACTCAGAGTAATAGTAGAATTGGCAGGCGAGAATTTAATCGCATTACCTAAGAGATTGGTGAGTGTTTGAACAATGGCATCAGCCGCCGCCCAAACTTGAGCATTGGTGGGGTGGATCTTAAAGATAATATTTTGCTGATTGGCGATCGCTTGCACTCCCGCTACTGCTTGTTGAATTAAATCAGCCGCATTGCAGGTTGTTTTTTCTAAGACAGTTCGATCCGACTCTAAGCGTTCCAAATCGAGAATATCGTTGACAAGACGCACTAAGCGATCGCTATCGATGGCTGCAATCTCAATCATCCGCTTAAACTTGTCTGGTTTTTTGTCGTAGATTCCACTTTGTAGTAAACCCAGTGCTGCGCGAATTGCAGTTAAGGGGGTGCGGAGTTCGTGACTAACGATGCCAATAAACTCACTTTTGATCAGATCAATTTGCTGTATTTCACTGATGTCTTCGGCAATCCCAGCAATCCGAACTAACTCTCCTAGTTCATTTTTGATCGGAAATGCGCGATCGCGAATCCAACGGATTGAACCATCAGGACGGATAATTCGATATTTTTTATCGTATTGCCCTGTTCTCATCTGTTCAACGATTTCAAATTCGACGCTCTGGCGATCTTCTGGGTGAATTGCATCGAACCAATCTGAATAATTTTGGTAAAGACTTTCACAACTGCTTTGCCAGATGGTTTGGTATGCACTACTCACATAGAGAACTTGCTGATTTTGAATATCGGTCATCCAAAATACTGCTTGGATGTTTTCTGCCAACTGACGAAACTTTTCTTCGCTTTGGCGTAAAGCTTCTTCAGTTTGTTTGCGAATAGTGATATCTTGGTGAACCGCAACTAGAACATCGCCGTAGTCGGGATGATTGAATATAGAAGTCGTCGCACTACACCAAAATGGTGTCCCATCTTTTTTAAGATTATGGACTTCATAAGTGGCTTCACTATTTTGTAAGACGGCAGATACAATGGCTTGATTTATATTTTCATCAGTTAACGATTCACTGGCATAGTTCACAATCGAAACGTCCTGACCGTTGAGTTCACCAGAGTCATAGCCAAACATCTGCTCAAATTTCGGATTGGCATAGACAATAATTCCATTATCGATTCTGACTAAGCAAATCCCTTCCCCCATATTTCGGGTGATTACAGCCTGAAGTTCTAGCTTATGCGCCTGTTCTAAAAGTATGAGCTGGGTTTGTTGCTGCTCTCTAACTGTTTCTTGCAGGCGATCGTTTGTCTCTGTTAGTTGTGCAGTACGTTCTAGCACCCGTTGCTCAAGTTCGGTATTCAGTTGTTGCAGCGCAACTTGTGCCTGTTTACGCTCCATCAGTTCTGTTTGTAACTGTTCAAATAAAGCTGCTTGCTGGATAGCAATGCTTACCTGCGCTCCTAACTGCCTCAACAGGGCAATTTCTGAAGATTGCCACTCACGAGGAGCTGCACAGTGATGAGCTGCTAGTAATCCCCACAATTCATCTCCTAATGAAACAGGAACGACCAGATTTGCCCTTACCTGGAGACTTGCCAAAAATTCAACGTGACAGGGACTAATCCCAGCAGTATAAATATCAGCTTTCGCAGTAACTAAGCCTTGTTTAAAGGGTTCAACGTTCTCTTCGCCAATGCAAGGGTCGTAAATCTGGAGTGGTAAAATCGCCATCCATTCCGGTACAACAGACTCAACTACGATTGTTCCACCCCAACCTGGATAAAATTGGAAGATAATGACGCGATCGCACTCAAGAAACTGCCGCACTTCATCGACGGTGGTTTGTAAGATATCTTGTAACTTGAGCGATCGCCGGATGCGCTGGCTCATCTCCATCACTAAGCGTTGTTGCTCAAATTGCTGTTGCAGCTTTTCTTGTGCCAGCTTGCGATCGTCAAGAGTCATCCGCAATTGCTCGGCATTTTCCTGAGACAATTGTTGGTTGAGTTGTTGAATCTTCTTTGTGCTGTACTTAAGATTGCCTGTTATCAGGTTAATTATCAAGGCAACCACTAGGAAAAGACCTAGCCGCAATATATCTTCTGATTGATTAATCCCCAGTTGATATCGCGGAATGATAAAAAAATAATCAATCGCCAGTGTCGAAAGCACAACTGTAACAATTCCTGGTCGAAAGCCACCATACCAAGTACTGGCGATGATAGCTATATAAAAAAAAGCACCAATAGTTGGAGATATAAACGGTTCTAGCCAGAGCGATAGCATTAGGGCGATCGCAGTTGAGCCAATAGCGACACCATAGACTAATAATCGCTGATAATTTCTCATTATTTTTTACCGAAGAAAGGCAGAGGGCAGTTTTTGCTGAAGGCAGGAGGAAGAAAATATATTTTTTGTTCTCTGCCAAACGGGTTTAAAGCCCCTAAATTTATTTATGAATAAAGATAAAAAGTGTATTTTGAGACGCGCAGCGCAAAAAATACAGCGTCTATTATAAATCCCCTAAATTTATTTATGGGGATTACCTCCTGCCTCCTTAATTCTCCCTACCTGAGAGCGCCAGCGCGTTCTTTGAATGCGGCTCAGTACCCTTGTTACAAGTTCAGGCCCTAGCACTGGCTTGCTAATAAAATCATCGGCTCCGGCTGCAAAGGCTTGCTGAAGGGATTCTGCTTCAGTATGGGCTGTTACTACCAAAACAGGTAAATCTCCCCACTGGGCATCCTGTCGCACGACTTGGCACAACTCTAATCCATTAACTATTGGCATTTCTAAATCTAGTACTACCAAATCTGGAGATGTTGCCATCAAAACCTTCCAAAATTGCTGTGATTGGGAGAGGGTTATTACTTCCACCCCCCAAGGGGTTAGCAACGCCGATAGTCCAGCCAGGATTACAGGGTCATCGTCTACGATTAAGACTTTAGCTTCAGAAATTTTCGGTTGAGGTAGGACACGAGCGATCGCCTGAAAAATCTCCTCGGTTGTCGCAGGCTTATGCAAAAATTGTCTAGCTCTTAAACGCGATACTGCCAATCGATCTGCCAAGGTATCTCGTCCTGTAAAGACAATCACTGGGATATTTGGCGATCGCTGTGCAATCTCGCTCAATAATATTAATCCGTCTTCCTCTGTTCCCGGAAAACTCAAATCGAGTAAAACTGCGTCAGGAGTTTTTAAAGCTAGACGCGATCGGGCCGCTGCTAAGTTGGGTGCAACCTTCATCCTGATCCCCCATGAGTCGGCTTCTGCTTGCAACTGCTTTGTCAACGTCACATCATCATCGATTACTAACAGCCGATAAGTTTGCTTCATCGGGACACTTTGAGCGGTGGAAATGACAGCAGGCTTAGTTAATTCTTGCTGTAATGTTGTTACCAATTGCGAAAAATCAGAGATTTTATCTGCTAAAAGGGGGAAATCTGCAAGCAGCAAATGCTCTATTTTCCGTGCTAGCCGGGAGCCTTCTGGATAACCGAACGTTCCCATCGAACCTGCTAGCTTATGTGCTTCGTGCAATGCTTGCTGATGTAACTCTTTATTTAGATTCCCTGCTAAGAGTGCAATTTTTGCCTGCTCCAGTACTACAACCTGTGCGCCAAAGGAATTACGAAATCGCTCCAGCACTCGATTCACAGAAGTTATATCTTTGGAATCGGGTTTTTTCTTCCCATTTTGATTTGTTGCCCCAACAGCGATAGAAGCATTAGGTACAGGCTTGATGCGATAGCCCATACCATACACTGTTTCTAAAAATTCCTCTGTTAGACCTCCTGTTTTCAGTTTCTTTCTTAAGTCTTTAATATGAGTCGTAACCGCATTTTCAGTGGGTGCATCATCAAACCCCCAAAGCCGATCTAGAATCACTGCACGACTAAAGATGCGATCTGGGTTTTGCAAAAATAACTCCAGCAGTTTGTATTCTGTTACCGTAAGCGGAATTTCCTGCTCATTACAAGTCACTCTGCCGGCACTTGGATCTAAACAGAGATTTCCCCAAGTTAACGTAGATGAATCACTCACTCCACTCCGCCGCAACAAAGACCGAATTCTTGCTAGTAATGCTTCCTGGTCAAAGGGCTTAATGACGTAATCATCTGCTCCCGCATCTAAACCCGCTACAATATCTGCATTAGAATTTTTGCCTGTTAATAACAGAATAGATTTACGGTAGCCTTGCCTTCTTAGTTGCCGACACAAGTTAATCCCATCCAGCTTAGGAATTAACCAGTCCAGCAAAATCAAGTCATATTCAACTGATATTGCTAGGTCTAGCCCAGTTTGTCCATTGCTTGCTACGTCGATAGTATAGCGATTTGCACTTAACAACTCTGCCAATGCCGCACTAAGTAATACATCATCCTCTACCAACAAAATTTTCATAAGTTGCATCTAAAGAAGATGCTTATGACACCTTCGCGATCGCAATCAGCCTCTAATTTTAAATTCTTAACTCCGTTGCCAAATTTTAATTGTCTTATCCAAACTCCCGCTAACCAACATGTCGCCAGAAGCTGTGAAGGCTAATGCTGTGACTATATTTCCATGACCTGTAAACGTACCCAGCAACTCCCCGGTTTGTAAATGCCATAATTTGATGGTTTTATCAGCACTACCACTGGCGATAATTTGTCCATCAGGACTTAAGGCGATCGCATATACTTTATCTCTATGTCCTTTAAGTGTATGAAGTAATTCTCCAGTTTCCAATTGCCAAATTTTAATTGTTTGATCCCAGCTACCACTCACGAGCAGTTTAGCATCTGCACTGATTGCTAAGGAACGAACGATGTGAGAATGACCCATGAGGGTATGCAGAGGTTGTGCATCCTTTAAACTTTTGATCCCCGTTTGGGGTGAAGTTCGCCAGACTTTGATTTTACGGTAGCTACCTGTAACTATAGTTTCCCCGTCTCGGCTCAAAACCAGAGAATGAGCAGCTGTATCATCTAAAGAAAGTGCGATCGTAACCTGACGATGCATCAAATCCCAAAACAGAATTTTTCTGTCATCTCCGCCTGTAGCTAACATTCTGCCATCTGGAGTAAAGGCAGCACACCGCACTACCCCATTATGTTTATGCAAAATATCTATCAAGTCTAAAGCACCTACGTGCCAAAGTTTAATTGTGGAATCAGCACCGCAACTCACTAAAGTCTGTCCATCTGAACTAAAAGCCAGGGAATTCACTTCATCCACTAGCCCAGGTATCACCCAAGGATATTCTGATAATGTATCTATTAATTCACCCTTGCTTAAATCCCAGAGTTTCGTTTCTCCACGACTACCACTTGCCAATATGGGTAAGGCTTTACCATTCTTGCACGCAAAACTGAAAGCTAGGCAATTAATACCTCTATTGTGCCCTTGTAAAGTTTGCCAGCATTCCCAGTCACCAACTATACCCTTAAGACAATGCTCTGGTGGTAGAGTCTGTATTGTATCTGCGATCGCTTTCTCATTAATTACTGGCGACGTGTCTTTTTTGCCAATAAGTGATTCTAAATACCAACTCAGACCACCGGCATACAACAAGTTACTCGGACTTATATACAGTTTTGGTTCAGTAAGTTCAATTTGATTTGCAGGTAAAAATCCTGTAATTATACTCTGTCTTTCGTATCCTAACTGACCTGTTGATGGATAAAACAAACAGAGAAAAATTAATACTTGGTGATTTTTTAAATCTTCTTGAGTAACCGACCATTTAATTTTGTCTTTCTTAATACCATTAAAACTTTCTCCATCAGCAACATAAACTTGAACACTTAGCTGAGGATTATCTTTTAGTACATAAGAAAATTTGCTTTCGCCACACAAATTTCCCTCATCATCTAAAATCATATTTTGCAAAGTATCTTGTGATACCTTTTTTACCAACTTCCCCAAACGTTCAGCTATCACCAGGTCAACGATTTTTTCCCGCAAAAGATAATCTTCCGCTTGGCGCTGGAAGTATTTGGGAAAAGGTATCGTCCAGTCGGGAGGCTCAGGATATTCAGGTGGCGTAGGCGGTGGATTTTTGGCAAGAACTTCTGCTTGTTGGCGAGAAAATTCTTGGAGTCTAGCCAATGGTTCGCCCCAAAAAGCCATCATTTCAGTATGACAACCCTTGACTTGACTTTCCAATAAAGATAAGTCATAAGTTTTAGGTTTCTTCACACGTTGAAGGAAGTCAGCTTGTTGAAATTTAAGTAAGCTAATCCAATCCATCTGCATTCCTGCGGCAAACTATTGCATACCTACGGTAAGCTATACCAATGCAATTACTCAAGTTTATAACCTTAGTTAATTAAAAATTCAGTAATGTTAGCAGTCTAATAAAACACAGCCATTGGCAGATGTTTCCGGGAAAAATAAAGATGGATAGCACTTAGACATTTCATGAACTGATGCAGTTGAAGTATATAGAATTAAATGATGTCAGTCAATTCTAACGAAGATGGACAACAAGATACTGTTTCTAAGGAAACACTTCTAGGTGCAAAGGAAAGTTTAATGTGAAAAGCATTTTAAAGGTTGCGGCAACGTTAAGTCAACAAATATCCCCACTAGAATGACTTAGTAACGATGATTTTCGGGTATATCATCTGAAATTGGCATAAATGGTGAAGATTAGCTAATTTTAACCTTTGCGTTTTGGTTGTCTGGGTATAGTACTTACATCAGACGAGTCACCAAAAGTATCTCTTGCCTCAATCTGTTTAATTTTCATTTGCAAGTTCAAGTCATCACTACTAACAATTGTTTCTAAATTCGCTAATCTCCGCTCTAACAGCTCTATTTGCTGCTGCTGCAAATAGTTAGTTTTTGATTTTTGCTCATCAGAACGCCAAACAGCAACTGTACCAACTGCTGCACCACCAATAGCAACTAAAGGAAGAATAGCACCACTTCTAGTAACGGCTGAGAGTGGGACGCAAACTCCGAGAATGGCGACTGTAATTACCCAAATTCTTGTGGTGGCAGATAATCTGACATCTTGGTATTGTTCTACATTTGGTTGAGATTTTTTAGCCATAAGTCTATCCAAAGAAAAGTTATTTGCTAGATTGGCACAATTGCCCACCAAAATACTTCCTACAATTGGGTTAAGTATAATTGCTCTACTAGCGATCGCATTTTCCAACCAGGAATACTTCTTGGATTTTGGGGAAAAGGGGAAGGTGGTGTCGTCCTCTGGGGGTAATGGTAAAGAAAAAACCTTAAGCCAAATCCAGTAACCTTTTCCCAAAACAGATTCCGAGTTATAAAGCAATACAGTTCAGATCAGACCAAAACACTTGTAGAGGCGGCGATTTCTCGCGTCTCGAAAACCCAACGTCAAGTATGTTACAGCAAGAAACCGAGGCTGCGATGCCTACACACTGATGACTCTGCTATCAATGGGTAGGGAAAAATCACGAGACCATTCATTCCAAGAGCCAAAATAATTTCTAGCAGAAATTCCTACTTGTTCAAGGGCTATTAATGTATTAGCAGCCCTTGAACCTTTAAAGCAGTAAATATACACAATGGACTCTGGAGTAATACCTACTGATTGACAAATCTCTCGGATTTCGTCTGGCGATCGGAATGTGGGGATTTCCGATTCGGAATTCATCAGATGATGCCATTCTAACCATACAGCATTAGGGATTCGACCTTTGCGAGGACAAAAGTCAGGATTGTAGGGAGAAGAACTCAGCCCAAGCCATTCGTTGCGATCGCGCACATCTAATTTAATAATTGCTGGATTATCAATTGCTTGCAACATCTCGGCGGTAGTCACCATCATCTCAGTGTTGGGATGCAATCTAAATATGCTACTTTCACATAATGGTACTTCATCGGTAGTAGGTAATCCCTCTGTCAGCCATGCTCTATATCCTCCGTGTAAGATACATACCTCAGCGCAACCCAAATACTTCAGTAAAAAAGCTGCTCGACAAGATTGACCATAACCTTTATTTAAAGTATCCTCATAGACAATTAACCGTTCTGCACCCGATATTCCCAGCTTGCTCATAATTTCTGCAAAATACTCTTGTAATTCCTTTAATCCTGCTGGATAGGAACTCTCTAAAAGATAGGTGAAAAAATCTCTAATATTTATGGATTGAGGAATATGAGAAATAGCATAATCTTCGGGAGTTCGTGTATCGATAATGACAGCCCGTGATGACTTTTCTGCTAATATGGACGTGAGTTCTTGAGGAGAAATGAGGGCTTTTGTATTCACAATTTCATGCTTCTGTTATCCTACCATTAGGCATTATCGCGCTCGGTAGATTTGCATTTTGGAATGGAAATCACAGAAGAATGAATGTTGAATGTTACAAAATAACTTTTGTCGCTGGTTGTTTTAAAACTGATTAAATCAAATTAAAAAAATATGGATATTGAATATTCATTCAAAAATTCTTCAAAATCAAATTTATAATAAAGCTTAGAATACGGGTTTAGTAAAATCTACAAACGTGAACTTTCTAATTGTATTTGTGATCTATTAGACCTGTTATGCATTTGCATCCATTTAAAAGCAGTGATATTTAATAATAAACCCACAAAAAATAACAACACCATCAAGGCTATCTGATACCAGAGAACTGGCTGGACAAATAAATCTAAAATCACGTGTAGTAAGTTCATGATGCTGTAAAAGACAGTTAAGCCAAAATGAATGATTCGATAACGCTTTGAATCGGTAAAAATAGTGAGAATAATTGCCAGCATTGGTAGCACAAAAAAGCCTAACATCAACCACATAATTCCAGAAATATCGTTGATAGTTGTAGCTTTTTGAGATTCAATAACTGATAAACCGTGAAAAAGCGGCATTAAACCCAGTTGTGTATGAAACAAGGTTCCTAGTAGAAATACTGCCCAAAGAGTAATGATTCTTTCCCGATAATTAATTGCCATAACCATAATTGATTCTAAAATTATTGTGTAATTGTCTCACTTTCAACTTATATAAAGAATTTGAGTAACTTGTGAAGTTAAGCGAACTTAATAAATTCGCGTCCTTCTTGTGGTTCAAGGCTTACAATTCACAGTTAGCATTAGCGACACAGACCGAGCAAACAGCATTTCTATAATTGTGCGGCGGTATTTTTGCAGGCGATCGCTTCGCTATGCTACATATCTTCGCGTCAAGGGTCAAAAGTCAAGCTTTTTGGATTTTTGACTTTGGGCGATTTTGGCGAAAAAAATGATACTTGCGTAAGTCCTCATACCATTTCTTTGTGATGCTGCGCCAAACCTTTTTAACTTCTTTCTTTCTTTGTGTCCTTTGCGTTCTTCTCTAACGAGACGCTGCGCGTAGCCTGCTTCTCCGTAGGAGTATGCGGTTCGTTTCTCTTTCTTCTGTCTTGTACTTAAATATGGTTTAGCGCATCTTCATACAGGATTGGTATCAGAATTAGTTTTTAGCTTCTGGAATGCGCTGTGCTTTCAATTACATATAAAGAGTTTGAGGAACTTGTGAAGATCCATTGGTCATTTATTGTTTGTCATTGGTGAGTGTTTCAGGTATATTTATGTTTCTTAACAAGGAGTAAATAGATCATGTTCCGTCTGCTAAAAACATACCCCTTTCCTACGGAACGCTCCGTGAACGGGGAAATGAGGTACGTGCAGCGACTTATGTGGAGTATTATCTTTGTAATATTCTTCAGCCTGACTAGCAGCTTCATACTTCCTGCTGCTACTTGGGCTGCCACTTCTGGCTTGGGAGTTGACAATATCCATCTTGCTCCCTGTCCGCCTTCTCCGAACTGTGCTGTCAGTCAAGATGCTGATTCCAAACATAGCATTGACCCGATCGCCTACCATGTAGACCTCCAGACAGCACGAGCAACTTTACTCAAAGTTCTTAGTGTTGTTCCACGTACAGAGGTTATCCAACAGACAGATAATTACATCCATGCTCTTTCTAAGAGTCGGATATTCCAATTTGTGGATGATGTCGAGTTTTATTTCCCTGCTAATGAATCAGTAATTCATCTGCGTTCCGCATCACGTCTTGGAGACTCAGATTTTGGTGTAAACCGTAGGCGCTTGGAGCAAATTCGTCTAGCACTACGCGATTTAAAAATTTAATTTGTGTTTTCTACTAAGGACTTTAGTACTTGAAAGCCAAGAACTAAAGTTCTTATTATCAGCCATTAAGCATTTACGCATGTGTCATATTAAAAATTTTTAGTCTTTGCCTTTTTACCAATGTTCTTCAGTATTAAAGTCAAGATGGTACTTGGAACACTAGCCTAAAGCGATCGCAGAAATTTTCTTTCGGTCTACTGAAGTTGCTAGAGTAATAATGAACTTCGTTCCCTGACCAGAGGTTGACGAGCAGTTGATTTGTCCATTATGTTTATCGATAATAATTTGGTAGCTAATAGCTAATCCTAGCCCAGTTCCTTTTCCCACGGGCTTAGTTGTAAAAGATGGCTCAAAAACTCTCGCTTGCACTTCAGGAGGCATACCAAGAGCGTTATCTTCGATGCAAATTGTCACGGTTTGTTGCTCATGCTGGATTGATGTAGCGATCGTGATAGTGTGAGGGCTAGCAGCAGCTATCTCCTCAACTGAGCGGTTTTGATAGAGGTCATCAAATGCATCAATGGCATTGGCGATAATATTCATAAATACCTGATTCAGTTGTCCAGGATAGCAAGTGATTGGAGGTAACTCACCATATTGCTTAACAACCTCGATTACAGAGCGTTCTCCTTGGTCTTTGAGTCGATGTTTTAATAGCATTAAGGTACTATCAATTCCTTCGTGAATTTGAAACTCCACCATAGATGAGATATCAGATCGAGCAAAGGTTCTTAGAGAAAGGCTGATATCCTTCAGACGACCAATTCCCTGATCCATTGATCCCAGAATTTTTGGTAAATCTTCAACTAGATACTCTAAGTCAATTTCTTCAACGAGTTCTTCAATTTCTGGGTCTGGATGTGGTA contains:
- a CDS encoding sulfurtransferase, whose amino-acid sequence is MNTKALISPQELTSILAEKSSRAVIIDTRTPEDYAISHIPQSINIRDFFTYLLESSYPAGLKELQEYFAEIMSKLGISGAERLIVYEDTLNKGYGQSCRAAFLLKYLGCAEVCILHGGYRAWLTEGLPTTDEVPLCESSIFRLHPNTEMMVTTAEMLQAIDNPAIIKLDVRDRNEWLGLSSSPYNPDFCPRKGRIPNAVWLEWHHLMNSESEIPTFRSPDEIREICQSVGITPESIVYIYCFKGSRAANTLIALEQVGISARNYFGSWNEWSRDFSLPIDSRVISV
- a CDS encoding DUF1499 domain-containing protein → MWSIIFVIFFSLTSSFILPAATWAATSGLGVDNIHLAPCPPSPNCAVSQDADSKHSIDPIAYHVDLQTARATLLKVLSVVPRTEVIQQTDNYIHALSKSRIFQFVDDVEFYFPANESVIHLRSASRLGDSDFGVNRRRLEQIRLALRDLKI
- a CDS encoding response regulator, which produces MMIESLLKPMHILLVDDNPNNLKVLSEAIQGCGWKTLMATDGESAIEQTEYSAPDLILLDVMMPGIDGFETCRRLKANSITQNIPIIFMTALADATDKVKGLEIGAVDYITKPFQQEEVIARLKLHLKISYLTRTLEQRVQERTAELTQSLQQLQNTQLQLIQSEKMSTLGQLIAGIGHEINNPIGFISGNCSHIEEYVKDLLRLVNLQQQKLPHPDPEIEELVEEIDLEYLVEDLPKILGSMDQGIGRLKDISLSLRTFARSDISSMVEFQIHEGIDSTLMLLKHRLKDQGERSVIEVVKQYGELPPITCYPGQLNQVFMNIIANAIDAFDDLYQNRSVEEIAAASPHTITIATSIQHEQQTVTICIEDNALGMPPEVQARVFEPSFTTKPVGKGTGLGLAISYQIIIDKHNGQINCSSTSGQGTKFIITLATSVDRKKISAIALG